A section of the Pseudomonas lini genome encodes:
- the coxB gene encoding cytochrome c oxidase subunit II, whose protein sequence is MMRHPHVWMGLLLWSIFSQAQAAWTVNMAPGATEISHAVFDLHMTIFWICVVIGIIVFGAMFWSMILHRRSTGQVAAKFHESTTVEILWTIVPLLILVAMAVPATATLIKMYDNTEPDIDIQVTGYQWKWHYKYLGQDVEFFSNLTTPADQIHNKEAKGEHYLLEVDKPLVLPIGAKVRFLVTSADVIHSWWVPAFAVKRDAIPGFVNESWTRVEKPGIYRGQCAELCGKDHGFMPIVVEVKEKADYETWLGERKAEAAQLKELTSKEWTLDELKERGDKVYHTTCVACHQAEGQGLPPMFPALKGSKIATGPIKDHLSIVFHGKPGTAMAAFGKQLSEVDIAAVVTYERNAWGNNKGDMVTPKEVLELKQAESK, encoded by the coding sequence ATGATGCGACATCCACATGTCTGGATGGGCCTCCTGTTGTGGTCGATTTTCAGTCAGGCGCAAGCGGCCTGGACTGTGAATATGGCGCCTGGAGCGACTGAAATCAGTCACGCAGTATTCGATCTGCACATGACCATTTTCTGGATATGTGTAGTGATCGGCATCATCGTCTTCGGCGCCATGTTCTGGTCGATGATCCTCCACCGCCGCTCTACCGGGCAGGTGGCCGCAAAATTTCATGAAAGCACCACCGTCGAAATCCTCTGGACCATCGTGCCCCTGCTTATTCTGGTGGCCATGGCGGTCCCCGCAACTGCCACCCTGATCAAGATGTACGACAACACTGAGCCGGATATCGATATCCAGGTCACCGGCTACCAGTGGAAGTGGCACTACAAATACCTGGGTCAGGACGTCGAATTCTTCAGCAACCTGACCACCCCCGCCGATCAGATCCACAACAAAGAAGCCAAGGGCGAGCATTACCTGCTGGAGGTCGACAAGCCGCTGGTGCTGCCGATCGGTGCCAAGGTGCGCTTTCTGGTGACCTCCGCCGACGTCATCCACTCCTGGTGGGTGCCGGCCTTCGCGGTCAAGCGCGATGCGATTCCGGGCTTCGTCAATGAATCCTGGACCCGTGTCGAAAAGCCCGGCATCTACCGTGGCCAGTGCGCCGAGCTGTGCGGCAAGGACCACGGCTTCATGCCGATTGTGGTCGAGGTCAAGGAAAAGGCCGACTACGAAACCTGGCTGGGCGAACGCAAGGCGGAAGCTGCGCAGCTCAAAGAGTTGACCAGCAAGGAATGGACCCTCGACGAGCTCAAGGAGCGCGGCGACAAGGTCTATCACACCACCTGCGTGGCCTGTCACCAGGCCGAAGGTCAGGGCCTGCCGCCGATGTTCCCGGCACTCAAGGGCTCGAAAATCGCCACCGGACCGATCAAGGATCACCTGAGCATTGTCTTCCACGGCAAGCCCGGCACCGCCATGGCGGCGTTCGGCAAGCAGCTTTCGGAAGTCGATATCGCAGCGGTCGTGACCTACGAACGTAACGCCTGGGGCAACAACAAAGGCGACATGGTCACCCCTAAAGAAGTGCTGGAGCTGAAACAGGCGGAAAGCAAATGA
- the ctaD gene encoding cytochrome c oxidase subunit I: MTVVVDEHVHTGTAHAHGPAKGLMRWVLTTNHKDIGTLYLWFAFTMFLLGGSFAMVIRAELFQPGLQIVQPEFFNQMTTMHGLVMVFGAVMPAFVGLANWMIPLMIGAPDMALPRMNNFSFWLLPAAFLLLVSTLFTPGGGPNFGWTFYAPLSTTYAPESVTFFIFAIHLMGISSIMGAINVIATILNLRAPGMTLMKMPLFVWTWLITAFLLIAVMPVLAGCVTMMLMDIHFGTSFFSAAGGGDPVLFQHVFWFFGHPEVYIMILPAFGAVSSIIPAFSRKPLFGYTSMVYATASIAFLSFIVWAHHMFVVGIPLVGELFFMYATLLIAVPTGVKVFNWASTMWQGSLTFETPMLFAVAFVILFSIGGFSGLMLAIAPADFQYQDTYFVVAHFHYVLVPGAIFGIFASAYYWMPKWTGHMYDETLGKLHFWLSFIGMNMAFFPMHFVGLAGMPRRIPDYNLQFADFNMVSSIGAFMFGATQIFFLFIVIKTIRGGEPAPAKPWDGAEGLEWSIPSPAPYHTFTTPPEVK; encoded by the coding sequence ATGACAGTTGTCGTCGATGAGCATGTTCATACCGGCACCGCCCACGCCCACGGCCCCGCCAAAGGCCTGATGCGCTGGGTGCTGACCACCAACCACAAGGATATCGGCACGCTGTACCTGTGGTTTGCGTTCACCATGTTCCTGTTGGGCGGCTCGTTCGCCATGGTGATTCGTGCCGAGCTGTTCCAGCCGGGACTGCAAATCGTCCAGCCGGAATTCTTCAACCAGATGACCACGATGCACGGCCTGGTGATGGTGTTCGGTGCGGTGATGCCGGCCTTCGTCGGCCTCGCCAACTGGATGATCCCGTTGATGATCGGCGCGCCGGACATGGCCTTGCCGCGGATGAACAACTTCAGCTTCTGGCTGTTGCCGGCAGCGTTCCTGCTGCTGGTATCGACCCTGTTCACCCCCGGTGGCGGGCCGAATTTCGGCTGGACCTTCTACGCACCGCTGTCGACGACCTATGCGCCGGAAAGCGTGACGTTTTTCATCTTCGCCATCCACTTGATGGGGATCAGTTCGATCATGGGGGCGATCAACGTGATCGCGACCATCCTCAACCTGCGCGCCCCCGGCATGACGTTGATGAAAATGCCGCTGTTCGTCTGGACCTGGCTGATCACCGCGTTCCTGCTGATCGCAGTAATGCCGGTACTGGCCGGCTGCGTGACCATGATGCTGATGGACATCCACTTCGGCACCAGTTTCTTCAGTGCCGCCGGTGGCGGAGACCCGGTGTTGTTCCAGCATGTGTTCTGGTTCTTCGGTCACCCCGAGGTGTACATCATGATCCTGCCGGCCTTCGGTGCCGTCAGCTCGATCATTCCGGCCTTTTCGCGTAAGCCATTGTTCGGCTACACCTCGATGGTCTATGCCACGGCGAGTATTGCGTTCCTTTCGTTCATCGTCTGGGCGCACCACATGTTCGTGGTCGGCATTCCGCTGGTGGGCGAGTTGTTCTTCATGTACGCCACGCTGCTGATCGCGGTGCCCACCGGGGTCAAGGTGTTCAACTGGGCCAGCACCATGTGGCAAGGCTCGCTGACCTTCGAGACGCCGATGCTGTTCGCCGTGGCGTTCGTCATCCTGTTCTCCATTGGCGGGTTCTCCGGGTTGATGCTGGCCATCGCCCCGGCGGACTTCCAGTACCAGGACACCTACTTCGTGGTCGCGCACTTCCATTACGTGCTGGTGCCGGGGGCGATCTTCGGGATCTTCGCCTCGGCCTACTACTGGATGCCGAAATGGACCGGCCACATGTACGACGAAACCCTCGGCAAGCTGCACTTCTGGCTTTCCTTCATCGGCATGAACATGGCGTTCTTCCCGATGCACTTCGTGGGCCTGGCGGGCATGCCGCGGCGGATTCCGGACTACAACCTGCAATTCGCCGACTTCAACATGGTGTCGTCGATCGGCGCGTTCATGTTTGGGGCCACGCAGATCTTCTTCCTGTTCATCGTGATCAAGACCATTCGTGGTGGCGAGCCGGCACCGGCCAAACCGTGGGATGGGGCAGAAGGCCTGGAGTGGAGCATTCCGTCGCCGGCGCCGTATCACACCTTCACCACACCGCCGGAAGTGAAATGA